From the genome of Lotus japonicus ecotype B-129 chromosome 6, LjGifu_v1.2, one region includes:
- the LOC130725261 gene encoding uncharacterized protein LOC130725261: MIGSLLYLTTSRPDITFVVGLCARYQAAPKTSHLLQVKRIIKYINATSDYGILYTHDTNSSLVGYCDADWAGSEDDRKSTSGGCFFLGNNLIPWFSKKQNCLSLSTTEAEYIAAGTSSIVPPCEDVSDEEEISAENSPIGSHQDDVPDARASDPEDVPDQEISGKESTSHEDSGVPTQSHGSSSPSKEDEPVHVSTDNPPSKESSKAPNFVQNISDDDSDDVPLTTSLPDSFAARIKRKRRVPDVKESPTPKKKSKTTPATSKSKQRDVKGKGKQPEVKAKSAKKKKVPVAAEESGSDVEEDVEDIFPSEKKYAGKRIPQNVPAVPIDNVSFHAEGNVQRWKYVCQRTISKEREVGSDVLECKEVVALIEKAGLMKTILKVGRCYERLVKEFMVNLSVEVGLPESVEFRKVYVRAKCVEFSPAVINNALGRSAVEFVDEELSLDVVAKEITAGQVKK, encoded by the exons ATGATAGGAAGCTTATTGTATCTTACAACCAGTAGACCTGATATCACttttgttgttgggctttgtgctagatatcaagctgctcctAAGACAAGCCATCTACTGCAAGTAAAAAGGatcatcaagtacatcaatgctACAAGTgattatggtattctctatactcatgatacaaattcttctctAGTTGgctattgtgatgcagattgggcaggaagTGAAGATGATAGGAAAAGCACATCAGGAGGTTGTTTCTTCTTAGGAAATAACTTGATCCCATGGTTCAGTAAGAAGCAGAATTGTCTATCATTATCAACTACAGAAGCTGAATACATTGCTGCTGGAA CTTCCTCAATTGTTCCTCCTTGTGAGGATGTTTCTGATGAAGAGGAGATTTCTGCAGAAAACTCCCCTATTGGTTCCCATCAAGATGATGTGCCCGATGCTAGGGCTTCTGATCCTGAAGATGTTCCTGATCAAGAAATTTCTGGAAAGGaatccacttctcatgaagattcaggtgtACCCACTCAATCTCATGGttcctcttctccttcaaaAGAGGATGAACCAGTGCATGTGTCCACTGATAATCCTCCGTCCAAGGAATCAAGCAAGGCTCCCAACTttgttcagaacatctctgatgatgattctgatgatgttcctttAACTACTTCTCTTCCTGATAGTTTTGCTGCCAGGatcaagagaaaaagaagggttcCTGATGTTAAAGAATCTCCTACCCCAAAGAAGAAGTCCAAGACCACTCCAGCAACTTCCAAGTCTAAGCAAAGAGATGTGAAGGGAAAAGGTAAGCAACCGGAGGTTAAAGCCAAGAgtgccaagaagaagaaggtcccAGTTGCTGCTGAGGAATCTGGGTCAGATGTTGAGGAGGATGTCGAGGACATCTTTCCTTCTGAGAAGAAGTATGCAGGTAAACGCATTCCTCAGAATGTccctgctgttcctattgacAATGTGTCTTTCCACGCTGAAGGAAATGTTCAGAGGTGGAAGTATGTGTGTCAACGTACAATttccaaggaaagggaagttggctctgatgtgCTTGAGTGCAAGgaagtggttgcactcattgagaaggcaggtctgatgaagaccaTTCTCAAGGTTGGAAGGTGTTATGAGAGGCTGGTAAAAGAATTTATGGTGAATCTTTCTGTGGAAGTGGGACTTCCTGAGAGTGTTGAATTCAGAAAAGTGTATGTGAGGGCTAAGTGTGTTGAGTTCTCTCCTGCTGTGATCAACAATGCACTTGGTAGAAGTGctgttgaatttgttgatgaggAATTGTCCTTGGATGTGGTTGCCAAGGAGATTACTGCTGGCCAAGTCAAGAAGTAG